A genomic segment from Agrobacterium vitis encodes:
- a CDS encoding quaternary amine ABC transporter ATP-binding protein, translating into MASHGIDIRNLYKIFGPDEKTHIDAVRQGITKAELNDRHHHVLGLRDISIDMPGGEITVVMGLSGSGKSTLIRHINRLIEPTAGEVLYDGTDICAMSPAQLRDFRRRKTAMVFQKFGLLPHRTVMENVLYGLDIQGMPRQQSLAKGHYWIERVGLAGFENHYPNQLSGGMQQRVGLARALATDADILLMDEAYSALDPLIRVDMQTMLIDLQQELQKTVVFITHDLDEALRLGDKIAILRDGEVVQQGSGQDIVLRPADDYIAAFVREVNRGRVIRIGTVMVPAHNQSGQQSAGQFKLTARTTLETAARAMVEQGVTEAQVTDKAGHQIGTIDLSIILSAMVSPAHSVQPALAAE; encoded by the coding sequence ATGGCTAGTCACGGCATAGACATCCGCAATCTCTACAAAATTTTCGGCCCCGACGAAAAAACCCATATTGACGCCGTGCGCCAGGGCATCACCAAGGCCGAATTGAACGACAGGCATCACCATGTGCTCGGCCTGCGCGACATCAGCATCGACATGCCCGGCGGCGAGATCACCGTGGTCATGGGACTTTCCGGCTCCGGCAAATCCACGCTGATTCGCCATATCAACCGATTGATCGAGCCGACAGCGGGCGAAGTGCTCTACGACGGAACGGACATCTGCGCCATGTCGCCAGCACAGCTGCGCGATTTCCGACGCCGGAAAACCGCGATGGTCTTTCAGAAGTTCGGCCTGCTGCCACATCGAACCGTGATGGAAAACGTCCTCTACGGCCTCGATATCCAGGGCATGCCGCGGCAGCAAAGCCTTGCCAAGGGACATTACTGGATCGAGCGGGTCGGGCTTGCCGGTTTTGAAAACCATTATCCGAACCAGCTTTCCGGCGGCATGCAGCAGCGCGTTGGCCTGGCGCGAGCGCTCGCAACCGATGCAGATATCCTCTTGATGGACGAAGCCTATTCCGCACTGGACCCGCTAATCCGGGTCGATATGCAGACCATGCTGATCGACTTGCAGCAGGAATTGCAAAAGACTGTGGTGTTCATCACCCACGATCTGGACGAAGCGTTGCGGCTGGGCGACAAGATCGCCATTCTGCGCGATGGCGAAGTGGTGCAGCAGGGCAGCGGCCAGGATATCGTGCTGCGTCCAGCGGACGATTACATTGCCGCCTTCGTGCGCGAGGTCAATCGTGGCCGGGTAATCCGCATCGGCACGGTGATGGTCCCGGCGCATAATCAGTCAGGCCAGCAGTCGGCGGGCCAGTTCAAGCTCACCGCCCGCACGACGCTGGAAACGGCGGCCCGGGCCATGGTCGAGCAAGGCGTCACAGAGGCGCAGGTGACCGATAAGGCCGGTCACCAGATTGGCACCATCGACCTTTCGATCATCCTCTCGGCTATGGTCTCGCCAGCGCACAGCGTCCAACCGGCCCTGGCGGCAGAATAG
- a CDS encoding phosphatase PAP2 family protein, whose protein sequence is MKFLPERLRNRIEPRLLASLTVLAGLGLLFAKIAEDVFDQESHAFDRAILLALRIKDDPGLTIGPPWLVNSVRDITSLGGFTVITLVTVLTVFYLLAAGKTRNAMIVGLAISLGALAESGLKLLFSRARPDVVPHLVSVQTMSFPSGHAMMSAITYLTLGAMLARAQPTWQLRYFTFGAGLFLTLLIGVSRVFLGVHWPTDIIAGWTVGGAWALCVWMIADALNRRRIPLEPEQ, encoded by the coding sequence TTGAAATTTCTGCCAGAACGTCTGCGCAACCGGATTGAGCCGCGCCTTCTTGCCAGTCTGACTGTTTTGGCCGGGCTTGGCTTGCTGTTTGCAAAAATCGCAGAAGACGTTTTCGATCAGGAAAGCCATGCCTTCGATCGCGCCATATTGCTGGCGCTCCGGATCAAGGACGATCCCGGCCTGACCATCGGCCCGCCCTGGCTGGTCAATTCGGTCCGTGACATTACCAGCCTTGGCGGCTTCACTGTGATTACCCTCGTCACCGTGTTGACGGTGTTTTATCTGCTTGCGGCGGGCAAGACTCGCAATGCCATGATTGTCGGATTGGCGATTTCGCTCGGAGCCTTAGCCGAGTCTGGTCTGAAACTGCTATTTTCCCGAGCCCGGCCGGATGTGGTTCCGCATCTGGTCAGTGTGCAGACCATGAGCTTTCCAAGCGGCCACGCCATGATGTCGGCGATTACCTATCTGACGCTGGGCGCCATGCTGGCCCGCGCCCAGCCGACATGGCAATTGCGCTATTTCACCTTCGGCGCAGGCTTATTCCTGACGCTTTTGATTGGCGTCAGCCGGGTGTTTCTCGGCGTGCATTGGCCAACGGATATCATCGCGGGATGGACGGTTGGCGGCGCCTGGGCGCTGTGCGTCTGGATGATTGCCGATGCGTTGAACCGGCGTCGCATACCGCTTGAGCCGGAACAATGA
- a CDS encoding entericidin, translated as MNTKKLAAVAALFVAAAALSSCGNTIRGMGKDTANTVNATQSAGNNVAKAAK; from the coding sequence ATGAACACGAAAAAGCTCGCTGCCGTTGCTGCTCTCTTTGTTGCTGCTGCCGCATTGTCGTCATGCGGTAACACGATCCGTGGTATGGGCAAAGATACAGCAAATACCGTGAATGCAACGCAGTCAGCAGGCAATAATGTCGCCAAGGCTGCAAAATAA
- a CDS encoding glycosyltransferase family 2 protein: protein MAELTICMPSHRPLDGSRAAIDSALAFCEARDALLVVSDNSGDAAKKAYLQDLSPRLTYVASEAQTAFANMFNAVEAASTPFIIPMGDDDEIIAEADQTPFDLDDLPFDYVGVLPVTESFLQRSEAGSLQAFALEEYDPGERMLAYLHNSPTNNGGFYSILRREVWLATMDLFLRSHPTKAATCDWAVALSLFSTGKMAHDPSIRYRYNAEKWAEKAQIDVERKAMLLEAGLPENAVHYEMLLLFLDVFVLINRVGSPLSIDERQRLGKFTVNRFLGSFIKQVADSPELYAEGVTGLAEMALEETDSFTQFQIAMLMAERLQPGLKDKYVAFIQASIAGV, encoded by the coding sequence ATGGCCGAACTGACTATCTGCATGCCTAGCCATCGCCCGCTTGATGGTTCGCGCGCTGCCATCGACAGTGCGCTCGCGTTTTGCGAGGCGCGGGACGCCCTGCTCGTGGTCAGCGACAATTCCGGCGATGCCGCCAAAAAAGCCTATTTGCAGGACTTGTCGCCCCGGTTGACCTATGTGGCAAGCGAGGCACAAACGGCCTTTGCCAATATGTTCAACGCTGTCGAGGCGGCATCCACGCCCTTCATTATCCCAATGGGCGATGATGACGAGATCATCGCCGAGGCCGATCAGACACCTTTTGATCTCGACGATCTGCCATTTGATTATGTCGGTGTGCTGCCGGTAACCGAAAGCTTCCTCCAGCGGTCAGAAGCCGGTTCGCTTCAAGCCTTTGCCCTGGAAGAGTACGATCCCGGCGAAAGAATGCTTGCCTATCTGCACAACAGCCCGACCAACAATGGCGGTTTCTATTCCATCCTGCGCCGCGAAGTCTGGCTTGCGACGATGGACCTGTTTCTGCGATCCCATCCGACCAAGGCAGCGACATGCGACTGGGCCGTCGCATTATCTTTGTTTTCGACCGGAAAAATGGCCCATGATCCGTCGATCCGCTACCGCTACAATGCCGAAAAATGGGCTGAAAAGGCGCAGATCGATGTGGAACGCAAGGCTATGCTGCTGGAAGCCGGACTGCCGGAGAATGCGGTCCATTATGAAATGCTTCTGCTGTTTCTCGATGTTTTCGTGCTGATCAACCGCGTTGGCTCGCCGCTCTCAATCGATGAGCGCCAACGTCTTGGCAAGTTCACGGTCAACCGGTTTCTGGGCAGCTTTATCAAGCAGGTGGCCGATTCTCCTGAACTTTACGCCGAAGGCGTCACAGGTCTGGCGGAAATGGCACTGGAGGAAACCGATAGTTTCACCCAATTCCAGATCGCCATGCTGATGGCCGAGCGGCTGCAGCCCGGTCTCAAAGACAAATACGTCGCCTTCATTCAAGCTTCGATTGCCGGAGTGTAA
- a CDS encoding formyl transferase — MGQQHDKGAILVMTAGGPNPWMVVNALQARFGGVHVLLEEQESKAEIFRRRQRRVGTITALGQLATMAVGKFMRRAAQKRSQSICQDFSANPRFDPQIPVTTVRSINSPEAQEAVQQLSPGVILLVSTRLMTANALASMPCPVLNLHAGINPAYRGQMGGYWALAKGDRGNFGATVHLVDQGTDTGDVLYQVRAQPSSGDFISTYPMLLTAAALPVTCQAVGDALEGKLTPIAPTGPSALYFPPTLWRWLWTGLTKGIW, encoded by the coding sequence ATGGGGCAGCAGCACGACAAAGGCGCAATTCTGGTGATGACCGCCGGGGGGCCAAACCCCTGGATGGTGGTCAACGCGCTGCAAGCCCGTTTCGGTGGCGTGCACGTCCTCTTGGAAGAACAGGAAAGCAAGGCGGAGATTTTTCGCCGCCGTCAGCGGAGGGTTGGAACCATCACCGCCCTTGGCCAGCTTGCCACCATGGCCGTAGGCAAATTCATGCGCCGGGCCGCGCAAAAACGTAGCCAATCGATCTGCCAGGATTTTTCCGCCAATCCGCGTTTCGATCCGCAGATCCCAGTGACTACAGTGCGCAGTATCAACAGCCCCGAGGCGCAGGAGGCGGTCCAACAGCTCTCTCCGGGCGTGATCCTATTGGTCAGCACCCGGCTGATGACGGCCAACGCTCTGGCCAGCATGCCCTGCCCCGTGCTTAATCTTCATGCTGGCATCAATCCCGCCTATCGCGGTCAGATGGGCGGCTACTGGGCGCTGGCAAAAGGCGATCGCGGCAATTTCGGTGCAACGGTACATCTGGTCGATCAGGGCACCGACACCGGAGACGTCCTTTACCAGGTGCGTGCGCAGCCAAGCTCCGGTGATTTCATCTCCACCTATCCAATGCTGTTGACGGCAGCAGCCCTTCCCGTCACCTGCCAGGCGGTGGGCGACGCTCTGGAGGGAAAGCTGACCCCTATCGCGCCGACCGGACCATCCGCACTCTATTTTCCACCGACCCTCTGGCGCTGGCTGTGGACTGGCCTCACCAAAGGCATATGGTAG
- a CDS encoding ABC transporter permease — translation MASAICSYIPTLLCRFPAVDDTLMRSFKKTVDTGFKTFVRSYGDFLDGLTLPLQWFLNWLQALFVDMPWILMIVALAAIVYGVSRNWRITLGTALAMVLIGMAGLWQDTMITLAMVTVCTLCAVVIGIPIGIWMARSDRAQSTLNPVLDVMQTMPSFVYLIPVVMIFGIGKVPGLIAVVIYAIAPIIRLTNLGIRLVSREAIEAADAFGSSERQKLFNVQIPLALPNIMAGINQTIMMSLAMVVIASMIGVGGLGKNVLQAITNQFFTIGLLNGFALVAIAIIFDRASQAYGKRLQKHTQVLHG, via the coding sequence ATGGCATCCGCTATCTGTAGCTACATCCCCACCCTCCTCTGCCGGTTTCCGGCGGTCGATGATACTCTCATGCGGAGTTTCAAGAAGACCGTCGATACCGGCTTCAAGACTTTCGTCCGCTCTTACGGAGATTTCCTCGACGGATTGACCCTGCCGCTGCAATGGTTCCTGAACTGGCTCCAGGCGCTGTTCGTTGATATGCCCTGGATCTTGATGATCGTCGCACTGGCCGCCATTGTCTACGGCGTCAGCCGCAATTGGCGCATTACGCTCGGCACGGCTCTTGCCATGGTGTTGATCGGCATGGCCGGTCTCTGGCAGGATACCATGATAACGCTGGCCATGGTGACGGTTTGCACGCTCTGCGCCGTCGTCATCGGCATTCCCATCGGCATCTGGATGGCACGGTCCGACCGCGCCCAATCGACCTTAAACCCAGTGCTCGACGTGATGCAGACCATGCCGAGTTTCGTCTATCTGATCCCTGTGGTGATGATTTTCGGGATCGGCAAGGTGCCGGGCCTGATCGCGGTGGTGATCTATGCCATCGCGCCGATTATCCGGCTCACCAATCTCGGTATCCGCCTTGTCAGCCGCGAAGCCATCGAAGCAGCCGATGCCTTCGGGTCGTCGGAGCGCCAGAAACTGTTCAATGTGCAGATCCCGCTCGCGCTGCCCAACATCATGGCGGGCATCAACCAGACGATCATGATGTCGCTGGCCATGGTGGTCATCGCCTCGATGATCGGTGTTGGCGGGCTCGGCAAGAATGTCTTGCAGGCCATCACCAACCAGTTCTTCACCATCGGCCTGCTCAACGGCTTTGCCCTTGTAGCAATCGCCATCATTTTCGACCGGGCAAGCCAAGCCTATGGCAAACGCCTCCAGAAACATACACAGGTGCTGCATGGCTAG
- a CDS encoding phosphodiester glycosidase family protein: MWFFVILSAFAVSPKRVEAAEDNCRDQTENGVAYRICRFDPATRTIRIFNRNSDGDVYGGFDALRSQLWQQRLILTFAVNGGMYHSDLSPVGLFVDYGVTRKPAETADGWGNFYLKPNGVFFLKGGQAGVLETTQFEARKIDADFATQSGPMLVIDGVLNPKFLPASDSLKIRNGVGIDASGQVVFVLSKDPVRFYDMAAFFRDRLGAANALYLDGTISSLAEPMAGRIDRAYPLGPIIAVVDPRPN, translated from the coding sequence GTGTGGTTCTTTGTGATCCTTTCTGCTTTTGCCGTTTCTCCGAAGCGTGTAGAGGCAGCAGAAGATAATTGTCGTGACCAGACGGAAAACGGCGTTGCTTATCGTATCTGCCGATTTGATCCGGCCACGCGCACAATTCGCATATTCAACCGCAATTCTGACGGCGATGTCTATGGCGGGTTCGATGCATTGCGAAGCCAGCTTTGGCAGCAAAGACTTATCCTCACCTTCGCCGTCAATGGCGGTATGTATCACTCCGATCTCAGCCCCGTTGGCCTGTTCGTGGACTATGGCGTGACGCGCAAGCCAGCCGAAACAGCCGATGGCTGGGGCAATTTTTACCTGAAGCCGAATGGCGTGTTTTTTCTCAAAGGCGGCCAAGCAGGTGTGCTTGAGACAACGCAATTTGAAGCCCGGAAGATTGACGCGGATTTTGCCACCCAATCCGGCCCGATGCTGGTCATTGATGGTGTCCTGAACCCGAAGTTTCTCCCCGCCAGCGACAGTTTGAAAATCCGCAATGGCGTCGGTATCGATGCCAGCGGACAGGTGGTGTTTGTGTTGAGCAAAGACCCTGTGCGTTTCTACGATATGGCCGCGTTCTTTCGCGACCGGCTGGGCGCGGCTAATGCGCTTTATCTGGATGGAACGATTTCAAGCCTTGCCGAGCCGATGGCTGGCCGGATCGACCGGGCCTATCCGCTCGGCCCGATCATTGCTGTGGTAGACCCGCGCCCGAACTGA
- a CDS encoding cobyric acid synthase translates to MTRMVMLQGTGSDVGKTVLVAGLCRLARLHGRVVRPFKPQNMSNNAAVADDGGEIGRAQWLQALACGVPSSVHMNPVLLKPQSETGSQIIVQGRVFGQAKGRDYQRLKPQLLGAVLDSFEELKAGADLVIVEGAGSPAEINLRAGDIANMGFATRANVPVVLVGDIDRGGVIASLVGTHAILPEEDRRMICGYIINKFRGDQSLFADGIEAIGRYTGWPSFGIVPWLKAAGRLPPEDSVALERLSRSSTGALKIAVPVLSRIANFDDFDPLATEPSVDLVYVRPGEPLPADAALVILPGSKATIGDLADMRAQGWDKDLALHRRRGGRIIGICGGYQMLGNSVADPLGLEGAPCRVEGLGLLEINTEMAPEKTVRNSAAHSLEYDVALSGYEIHLGQTDGPDCQRPALTIRGRGDGAMSADGKVMGTYLHGLFANDGYRAALLQSFGISNTTENYRQSVEQALDDLAHELESVLDKAWLDRLIG, encoded by the coding sequence ATGACGCGGATGGTTATGCTCCAGGGCACTGGCTCGGATGTCGGCAAGACGGTGCTGGTGGCGGGGCTTTGCCGGTTGGCGCGGCTGCATGGACGGGTCGTGCGTCCTTTCAAGCCGCAGAACATGTCCAACAATGCTGCCGTGGCTGATGATGGTGGGGAAATTGGCAGGGCGCAGTGGCTCCAGGCGCTGGCCTGTGGCGTGCCATCCTCGGTGCATATGAACCCGGTTCTGCTGAAGCCACAAAGCGAGACTGGCAGCCAGATCATCGTGCAAGGCCGGGTGTTTGGCCAGGCGAAGGGGCGCGATTACCAACGGCTGAAACCGCAATTGCTGGGTGCCGTACTCGACAGTTTTGAAGAGCTGAAGGCCGGAGCGGATCTGGTGATTGTCGAGGGCGCCGGGTCTCCAGCCGAAATCAATTTGAGGGCCGGGGACATCGCCAATATGGGCTTTGCCACCCGCGCCAATGTGCCGGTGGTGTTGGTTGGCGATATCGATCGCGGCGGGGTGATTGCCTCGCTGGTCGGCACCCATGCCATCCTGCCGGAGGAAGACCGCCGGATGATTTGCGGCTATATTATCAACAAGTTCCGGGGAGACCAGAGCCTGTTTGCCGACGGTATCGAAGCCATTGGCCGCTACACCGGCTGGCCGAGTTTCGGCATCGTGCCTTGGCTGAAGGCCGCAGGGCGGTTGCCGCCGGAAGACAGCGTGGCGCTGGAACGATTGAGCCGCAGTTCGACGGGTGCTTTGAAGATTGCCGTGCCGGTTTTGTCACGTATTGCCAATTTCGACGATTTCGATCCGCTTGCCACGGAGCCTTCCGTCGATCTGGTCTATGTGCGTCCCGGTGAACCTTTGCCCGCCGATGCGGCGCTGGTGATTCTGCCGGGCTCCAAGGCGACAATTGGCGATCTGGCAGATATGCGCGCGCAGGGATGGGACAAGGACCTCGCCCTGCATCGTCGGCGTGGCGGGCGGATCATCGGTATTTGCGGCGGCTATCAGATGCTGGGCAATAGCGTTGCCGATCCGCTGGGGCTGGAGGGCGCTCCCTGCCGCGTTGAAGGCCTTGGTCTGCTTGAGATTAACACCGAGATGGCGCCGGAAAAGACCGTGCGCAACAGCGCCGCCCATTCGCTGGAATATGATGTGGCGCTGAGTGGCTATGAAATCCACCTCGGCCAGACCGATGGCCCGGATTGCCAGCGTCCTGCGCTGACGATCCGTGGCCGCGGCGATGGAGCTATGTCTGCTGATGGCAAGGTGATGGGCACCTATCTGCATGGGTTGTTTGCCAATGACGGTTACCGGGCGGCATTGCTGCAAAGCTTTGGGATCAGCAATACGACCGAAAATTACCGGCAAAGCGTCGAACAGGCGCTGGACGATCTGGCTCACGAGTTGGAAAGCGTGCTGGACAAGGCCTGGCTGGACCGGCTGATCGGCTGA
- a CDS encoding molybdopterin molybdotransferase MoeA — MALLPVEEAQARLLASATPLQGTEILPLRQACNRILAEDITARLTQPPFDASAMDGYALRVEDALTPGTELSVIGQSAAGHGFDGRVGAGQCVRIFTGAPVPDGADCVLIQEDTEPAEKNLRIRTTFAAVQGRHIRPRGQDFTEGAVLIPAGKVLDFAKLMLAASGNHAHVPVYRKPLIALLATGDELVIPGTAPGRSQIIASNTFAIAALAENLGADVLDLGIVPDDHDAIVAAIRKAEAAGADVLVTTGGASVGDHDLVQAALTDAGMVLDFWKIAMRPGKPLMVGKLGPMHVLGLPGNPISSMVCSLLFLEPLIAKLGHRPLPQRLKHARTATALAANDQRQDYLRAQLRIDSADGLWVTSFPKQDSSMMQIFAEAGALIVRPPHASALREGGQCMVLLLHP, encoded by the coding sequence ATGGCGCTGCTACCCGTGGAAGAGGCCCAGGCCAGACTGCTGGCCTCTGCAACCCCGTTGCAGGGCACGGAAATTCTCCCGCTCCGCCAGGCCTGTAATCGCATCCTCGCAGAGGATATCACCGCTCGGCTAACGCAGCCGCCTTTCGATGCCTCGGCCATGGACGGCTACGCACTGCGGGTCGAAGATGCGCTTACGCCGGGGACTGAATTGTCCGTGATCGGCCAGTCGGCGGCCGGACACGGCTTTGATGGCCGAGTGGGCGCCGGGCAATGCGTACGGATCTTTACAGGCGCTCCGGTGCCTGATGGTGCCGATTGCGTCCTTATCCAGGAAGACACCGAACCGGCGGAAAAGAACCTTCGTATCCGCACCACATTCGCCGCCGTGCAGGGACGCCATATCCGGCCTCGCGGCCAGGATTTTACCGAGGGCGCGGTTTTGATTCCGGCGGGCAAGGTTTTGGATTTTGCAAAGCTGATGCTGGCTGCGAGCGGCAATCATGCACATGTCCCAGTCTACCGCAAGCCGCTCATCGCCCTTCTCGCCACTGGTGACGAACTGGTTATACCAGGGACTGCGCCGGGGCGAAGCCAGATCATTGCCTCCAACACATTTGCCATTGCAGCCCTTGCCGAAAATCTGGGCGCAGACGTGCTGGATCTCGGCATCGTGCCTGATGATCATGATGCCATCGTCGCGGCCATCCGCAAGGCGGAGGCCGCAGGCGCGGATGTACTTGTTACGACCGGCGGCGCATCGGTCGGCGACCACGATCTGGTGCAGGCAGCGCTTACCGATGCGGGCATGGTGCTGGATTTCTGGAAGATCGCCATGCGCCCGGGTAAACCGCTGATGGTGGGCAAGCTCGGACCGATGCATGTGCTCGGTCTGCCCGGCAATCCCATCTCCAGCATGGTCTGTAGCCTGCTGTTTCTCGAACCGCTGATCGCCAAGCTCGGCCATCGCCCTCTGCCGCAGCGCCTCAAGCACGCCCGCACGGCAACAGCGCTTGCCGCCAACGATCAGCGACAGGACTATCTGCGCGCCCAATTGCGGATCGATTCGGCGGATGGACTTTGGGTGACCAGCTTTCCGAAACAGGATTCCTCGATGATGCAGATTTTCGCCGAGGCCGGGGCCTTGATCGTGCGCCCACCGCATGCGTCGGCCCTTCGGGAAGGCGGCCAATGCATGGTGTTGTTATTGCATCCGTAA
- a CDS encoding ABC transporter substrate-binding protein has translation MRTLLVSTILAAGLYGMAGSAEAADCGSVSIAEMNWASAGVAANVDKIILESGYGCSVNLVTGDTMPTFTSMNEKGEPDLAPELWVNTIQKPLAEAVKDGRLLKAARILKDGGVEGWWVPKYITDEHPDIKTVQDALKHPELFPAPEDPSKGAVTNCPSGWACQVTTENIYKALKGDDAGFQLVDSGSSAALDGSIANAIEKKKGWLGYYWAPTAILGKYDMVKLGMDTSFDKAEWDRCTSVADCADPRVNDYPVTDVYSVVTKNFAEKAGVTMDYVGKRQWDNETIGKVLAWMSENQADNADAAEYFLKTYPDVWTQWVSPDVAEKVKAAL, from the coding sequence ATGAGGACATTGCTCGTTTCCACGATACTCGCCGCCGGATTGTATGGCATGGCCGGTTCTGCCGAGGCCGCTGATTGCGGCTCGGTCTCCATTGCGGAAATGAACTGGGCCTCAGCCGGCGTCGCGGCCAATGTCGACAAGATCATTCTGGAAAGCGGTTATGGTTGTTCCGTCAATCTGGTGACTGGCGACACCATGCCGACCTTCACCTCAATGAATGAAAAGGGCGAGCCGGATCTGGCCCCTGAGCTTTGGGTCAATACGATTCAAAAGCCGCTGGCGGAAGCCGTCAAGGACGGTCGCCTGCTCAAAGCCGCGCGCATTCTGAAGGATGGCGGCGTTGAGGGCTGGTGGGTTCCGAAATACATCACCGATGAGCATCCAGACATCAAGACCGTACAGGACGCGCTGAAACATCCCGAGCTTTTCCCAGCCCCGGAAGATCCCTCCAAGGGTGCCGTCACCAATTGCCCATCCGGTTGGGCCTGTCAGGTCACCACGGAGAATATCTACAAGGCGCTGAAGGGTGACGATGCAGGCTTCCAGCTTGTCGATAGCGGTTCCTCTGCCGCACTGGACGGCTCGATTGCCAATGCCATTGAAAAGAAAAAGGGATGGCTTGGCTATTACTGGGCGCCAACAGCCATTCTTGGCAAATACGATATGGTCAAGCTTGGTATGGATACCAGTTTCGACAAGGCCGAATGGGACCGCTGCACATCGGTTGCCGATTGCGCCGATCCCCGCGTCAACGATTATCCGGTCACGGATGTCTATAGTGTCGTCACCAAGAACTTTGCCGAGAAGGCAGGCGTGACGATGGACTATGTCGGCAAACGCCAGTGGGACAATGAAACCATCGGCAAGGTTCTGGCCTGGATGAGTGAGAACCAGGCGGACAATGCCGATGCGGCAGAATATTTCCTGAAGACCTATCCCGATGTCTGGACACAGTGGGTCTCGCCTGACGTCGCTGAAAAGGTCAAGGCCGCTCTTTGA
- a CDS encoding cytochrome P450 yields the protein MNMPVLSATSEGVVASRRSPVRVIADLIRNPLDALPPQIYDHKLVYAQFGDEVRLHVMDPELIHEALVKNAAVLGKGEDVRRALGPALGQGLLTADGAHWKWQRQSVAAGFQWEKLRSFLPAMVAAAERRRDSWQAGETVDIGHEMMQTTFDIIVETMMTGRDRIDVARVEQSVTDYLEPTGWMFALGMLKAPEWIPYPGKGKASRAVTYLRSAMAKMIAERRVEGVERADLISMLLSAHDPETDREMNDEQIIDNLLTFISAGHETTALGLAWTFHLLAKHPAIEQKLLDELDRVVGDGPVLAEHVEKLTYTKQVFNEAMRLYPPAPVITRTANEAFTLGQHRIEAGTILLVPIHAIHRHSLIWDRPEEFDPDRFAPEAVKARHRYAFMPFGAGPRICIGSAFATMEAVAILAVLAKTFRLRNKSEVTPEPMMRITLRPKKKLIMEIEKRQEAVPVSA from the coding sequence ATGAATATGCCGGTCTTGTCCGCTACGAGTGAAGGTGTTGTTGCAAGCCGTCGCTCGCCGGTGCGGGTGATTGCTGATCTGATCCGCAATCCGCTGGATGCCCTTCCGCCGCAGATCTATGATCATAAGCTGGTCTATGCGCAGTTTGGCGATGAAGTGCGGCTGCATGTGATGGACCCTGAACTGATCCATGAGGCTTTGGTCAAAAATGCAGCGGTGCTTGGCAAGGGTGAAGACGTTCGCCGTGCGCTGGGTCCGGCATTGGGGCAAGGGTTGTTGACCGCTGATGGCGCTCATTGGAAATGGCAGCGCCAATCCGTTGCCGCTGGTTTTCAGTGGGAAAAGTTGAGAAGTTTTCTGCCGGCGATGGTGGCCGCAGCCGAACGTCGCCGCGATTCCTGGCAGGCTGGCGAGACTGTCGATATCGGCCATGAAATGATGCAGACGACATTCGACATCATTGTCGAGACGATGATGACAGGGCGCGACAGGATCGATGTCGCGCGGGTCGAGCAGAGCGTTACCGATTATCTCGAACCGACGGGCTGGATGTTTGCGCTTGGGATGCTGAAGGCGCCGGAATGGATACCCTATCCCGGTAAGGGAAAGGCAAGCCGTGCCGTGACTTATCTGCGGTCCGCGATGGCCAAGATGATTGCCGAGCGGCGCGTTGAAGGCGTGGAGCGCGCCGACCTGATCTCGATGTTGCTATCGGCTCACGATCCCGAAACAGACCGCGAAATGAACGACGAGCAAATCATCGACAATCTGCTGACCTTCATTTCCGCTGGGCATGAAACCACCGCCCTTGGGCTTGCCTGGACATTCCATCTGCTGGCAAAGCACCCGGCCATCGAGCAAAAGCTGCTGGACGAGTTGGACCGGGTGGTGGGCGATGGTCCGGTGCTGGCCGAGCATGTCGAGAAATTGACCTATACCAAACAGGTTTTCAATGAAGCCATGCGGCTCTATCCGCCAGCGCCGGTCATCACCAGGACCGCGAACGAGGCGTTTACCTTGGGTCAACACCGTATCGAGGCAGGGACCATACTGCTGGTGCCAATCCACGCCATTCATCGTCATAGCCTGATCTGGGACAGGCCCGAAGAGTTCGATCCCGACCGTTTTGCGCCCGAAGCGGTCAAGGCACGGCATCGCTACGCTTTCATGCCGTTCGGCGCTGGGCCGCGCATCTGTATCGGCAGTGCGTTTGCAACCATGGAGGCCGTTGCCATTCTGGCGGTGTTGGCCAAGACCTTTCGTCTGCGCAACAAGAGCGAGGTGACGCCGGAGCCGATGATGCGCATTACTCTGAGGCCGAAGAAAAAACTGATCATGGAGATTGAGAAGCGGCAGGAGGCCGTGCCGGTTTCAGCCTGA